The following proteins are encoded in a genomic region of Candidatus Aegiribacteria sp.:
- a CDS encoding nucleotidyl transferase AbiEii/AbiGii toxin family protein, translated as MSRILEERLKGYNAETAEGEFDALREILQEVILSGLSDTDFFNLAVFQGGTCLRLVHGLRRFSEDLDFIILAAQPQFDWSAYEKKITTRCNLYGFEPEFLNKENQTSPVKKMLVRQGSLSDIVSFTHTQDPRRKIMTRLDIDVNPPSGLSSETSFLDFPLPYRLQIPTINCLFAGKCHALLCRQYTKGRDLFDFQWFVSKHVEPDLEYLENTLVQSGPWEDSDINVTPYWLKFALIERISSLDWNAAKDDILRFLPEREVETVLLWSRDFFLSRIEKLFMYSSNGR; from the coding sequence ATGAGCAGAATCCTTGAGGAGCGGCTGAAAGGATATAACGCAGAAACGGCTGAGGGAGAATTTGATGCGTTAAGGGAGATTCTTCAGGAAGTAATTCTTTCGGGGCTTTCCGATACAGATTTCTTCAATCTGGCTGTTTTCCAGGGAGGAACCTGCCTCAGACTTGTTCACGGGTTGAGAAGATTCTCAGAGGATCTCGATTTTATCATCCTGGCCGCACAACCGCAATTCGACTGGAGTGCATATGAAAAGAAGATCACCACTCGATGCAATCTGTATGGTTTTGAACCTGAGTTTCTAAACAAAGAAAACCAGACAAGTCCAGTGAAGAAGATGCTTGTCAGGCAGGGCTCTCTCTCGGATATTGTCTCATTTACACATACACAAGACCCCAGAAGAAAAATCATGACCAGGCTTGATATTGATGTTAACCCGCCTTCAGGGTTGTCTTCGGAGACATCGTTTCTTGATTTTCCTCTTCCGTATCGATTACAGATTCCAACTATCAACTGTTTGTTCGCCGGGAAATGTCACGCTCTACTTTGCAGACAATATACGAAGGGGCGTGATCTGTTCGACTTTCAGTGGTTCGTATCAAAACATGTTGAACCCGATCTTGAGTATCTTGAAAATACTTTAGTCCAATCCGGTCCCTGGGAAGATAGTGACATCAACGTAACTCCATACTGGCTTAAGTTTGCTCTCATCGAAAGAATCAGCTCTCTTGACTGGAATGCTGCAAAGGATGACATTTTAAGGTTTCTTCCAGAGAGAGAAGTTGAAACTGTCCTGCTATGGAGCAGAGATTTTTTTCTAAGTAGAATTGAAAAATTGTTCATGTATTCAAGCAATGGCAGATAA